Proteins from a single region of Mesotoga sp. BH458_6_3_2_1:
- a CDS encoding L-fucose/L-arabinose isomerase family protein, with product MKKRKVGVITFSDGRDFVHNDLIEMNKGFQDRLVKALEATGEVEVVTASDIVWKPSLAKKAGKEMMKAEVEATIFNYAIWCWPNLSVIASLYAPGPFLTYGQINPSYPGMVGQLAAAGALEQVGIMPERVWGNPEDSDVIERVMHFVRAASAAARLKGERYGMFGGRPMGMYTASANGDQWLKEFGVDVEQIDQYELVVRAEKVPKNVTKEAREWLEKLATVKYDGKQLTPEKLEKQIALYEAALSIIKEYELDFVGFKGQPEMTNNYATMDIVEAFLNDPYDWHGSKETIVAATETDMDGALTMEIFKHIAQSPVLFADVRHYFEEEDLLDLCNSGTHATYFAGKSMNPEDNLKHVELYPEDFYFPAGGAAVKHFAAPGRVTLARLARQNGEYIMTIVPGEFVKLSEAEEKKLSEKVQIEWPHAYVKLDTDMETFLRYYPCNHTHGVYGDFVEELVQFCDIKGIDYQILAE from the coding sequence ATGAAAAAGAGAAAGGTTGGAGTGATCACTTTTTCCGACGGGCGAGATTTCGTTCACAACGATCTGATCGAAATGAATAAGGGGTTTCAAGACAGGCTGGTGAAGGCCCTTGAAGCAACGGGCGAAGTGGAAGTCGTCACAGCCTCCGATATAGTCTGGAAGCCTTCGCTCGCCAAGAAGGCCGGCAAGGAAATGATGAAAGCCGAGGTTGAGGCCACGATATTCAACTACGCTATCTGGTGCTGGCCTAATCTTTCAGTAATCGCGTCATTGTACGCCCCCGGTCCTTTCCTAACCTATGGACAGATCAATCCCTCTTACCCGGGTATGGTAGGCCAGCTAGCGGCCGCAGGTGCCCTCGAACAGGTCGGAATAATGCCTGAAAGAGTATGGGGCAATCCCGAAGATTCAGACGTGATTGAAAGGGTAATGCACTTCGTGAGAGCTGCGTCGGCGGCGGCAAGGTTGAAGGGTGAAAGATACGGGATGTTCGGCGGCCGTCCAATGGGAATGTACACGGCTTCGGCCAACGGTGATCAATGGCTGAAGGAGTTCGGTGTCGATGTGGAACAGATCGATCAGTATGAACTGGTAGTCAGGGCCGAGAAAGTACCAAAAAACGTCACAAAAGAAGCTAGAGAGTGGCTTGAAAAACTTGCAACTGTCAAGTATGACGGCAAGCAGCTTACACCTGAAAAACTGGAGAAGCAGATCGCTCTTTACGAGGCTGCACTCAGTATCATAAAAGAGTACGAACTGGATTTTGTTGGATTCAAAGGTCAGCCCGAGATGACAAATAACTACGCAACAATGGACATAGTAGAGGCCTTCCTCAATGATCCATACGATTGGCACGGTTCAAAGGAAACAATCGTTGCGGCTACCGAAACGGACATGGATGGAGCTCTGACCATGGAGATCTTCAAGCATATTGCTCAGTCTCCAGTTCTATTTGCAGACGTGAGACACTACTTCGAGGAAGAAGACCTTCTCGATCTCTGTAACTCGGGCACTCATGCGACCTACTTTGCCGGAAAATCTATGAATCCCGAAGACAATCTCAAACACGTTGAATTGTATCCCGAGGACTTCTACTTCCCGGCCGGAGGAGCCGCCGTAAAGCACTTTGCGGCGCCCGGGCGAGTTACCTTGGCAAGGCTTGCAAGACAGAACGGCGAGTACATCATGACAATAGTACCGGGAGAGTTCGTCAAGCTCTCCGAAGCCGAAGAAAAGAAGCTGTCGGAGAAGGTTCAGATCGAATGGCCGCATGCCTATGTGAAGCTGGATACGGACATGGAAACCTTCCTGAGATACTACCCGTGCAACCACACTCACGGTGTTTACGGCGATTTCGTGGAGGAACTGGTACAGTTCTGTGATATAAAGGGTATTGATTACCAGATTCTTGCAGAGTAA
- a CDS encoding LacI family DNA-binding transcriptional regulator, with translation MKMNANVCERLRPPVMKKTTIKDIAKELNISPSSVSRALSDEPGVSPSLRKEIVDAAERLNYIPNSSAKSLKTRKTQTVGLIVSDIRNPFFLDFMSGIETVLFPRGYKFIVCDIGEDFEKERVYIKWLLEHGVEGILSSPCGGEDGRDNSRLYREAVRRNIPVVFYDRILGGLDRISSVTLDNRQAILQGVLHLKENGHRKLGIVLHKKGIYTIEERRMGFLEACKMLAIEINADWIIENAVDEERASLSLESVLKSGRRPDAIISTNQFLNEVIVATVRRMGLKLPGDLSIVGFDDHSMNELIEPPLTTIRQPVKDIGRIAATIMLSEIDGTRGEKSKVVLKAELLQRKSVSKLT, from the coding sequence ATGAAAATGAACGCAAACGTTTGCGAAAGGTTGCGACCCCCAGTGATGAAGAAGACAACGATAAAAGACATAGCAAAGGAATTGAACATATCACCGTCGTCCGTATCGCGAGCGCTTTCCGATGAGCCGGGAGTGAGTCCTTCCCTGAGGAAAGAGATAGTTGACGCGGCCGAAAGACTGAACTACATTCCCAATTCTTCCGCAAAATCCCTTAAGACAAGAAAGACCCAGACCGTGGGGCTCATCGTGTCGGATATCAGGAATCCATTCTTCCTGGATTTCATGAGCGGAATCGAGACCGTCCTCTTTCCTAGAGGCTACAAATTCATAGTCTGCGACATCGGAGAAGATTTCGAGAAAGAGAGAGTCTACATCAAATGGCTCCTCGAACACGGCGTCGAGGGGATACTTTCCTCGCCCTGTGGGGGAGAGGACGGAAGAGACAACTCACGACTCTACAGAGAGGCAGTCAGGAGAAACATCCCCGTCGTCTTCTACGATAGGATTCTCGGAGGACTGGATAGGATCAGTTCGGTTACCCTCGATAACCGACAGGCAATTCTCCAGGGAGTGTTGCACTTAAAGGAAAACGGTCACAGGAAACTCGGAATAGTCCTTCACAAAAAGGGAATCTATACAATAGAAGAGAGACGTATGGGCTTTTTGGAGGCTTGCAAGATGCTGGCCATTGAGATAAACGCAGACTGGATTATCGAGAATGCAGTGGACGAGGAAAGGGCTTCGCTGTCACTGGAGTCTGTTCTGAAATCTGGCAGGAGACCGGATGCGATTATATCCACAAACCAGTTTCTCAATGAGGTCATAGTTGCAACCGTAAGGCGGATGGGCCTGAAACTCCCCGGTGATCTGTCGATTGTAGGCTTCGATGACCATTCCATGAATGAACTGATCGAGCCGCCCTTGACTACGATTAGACAGCCTGTGAAGGACATCGGCAGGATTGCCGCGACGATTATGCTGAGCGAAATAGACGGAACAAGAGGTGAGAAATCGAAAGTTGTGCTGAAGGCGGAACTGCTTCAAAGAAAATCTGTGTCAAAGCTCACATAG
- a CDS encoding ROK family protein yields MPAVDIAIDVGGTKTLVSAFNEKEVEPYSLEEFPTKPAEGIDSFFERLSNICLRMKGSRNINRWGLCTAGAVSPEKGNLVWSPNLGWKDVELFRRASSFLGTEGVIENDCNASAFGEWEFRKEIESLIYVTVSTGIGMGMVVRGKILRGANNAAGEIGHTIVKADGPLCTCGRRGCLQAISGGRGLEIRAHDSLGIKIGTKEIIDRAQLNEPVFKEMITEASETLGRFLCNLIDSLDPGVLVIGGSLGKNRYYFDRILKTIEENYYRVPGKKVKIELSSIEPNPNILGILSLSRRTHKD; encoded by the coding sequence ATGCCGGCAGTTGACATAGCGATCGACGTTGGAGGTACCAAAACTCTCGTATCGGCTTTCAATGAGAAAGAAGTGGAGCCTTATTCATTGGAGGAATTTCCCACCAAGCCGGCTGAAGGAATTGATAGTTTCTTCGAGCGACTTAGTAACATCTGTCTTCGCATGAAAGGAAGTAGGAATATCAACCGCTGGGGGCTTTGCACGGCAGGTGCCGTCAGTCCCGAAAAGGGCAATTTGGTCTGGTCACCGAACCTCGGGTGGAAAGACGTGGAGCTCTTCAGAAGAGCCTCCTCCTTTCTCGGTACAGAAGGCGTAATCGAAAACGACTGCAATGCGTCCGCTTTCGGTGAATGGGAATTCAGGAAGGAAATTGAGTCGCTCATCTACGTCACCGTCAGTACGGGAATAGGTATGGGAATGGTCGTCCGGGGGAAAATCCTACGGGGAGCAAACAACGCAGCGGGCGAAATTGGCCACACAATAGTGAAAGCGGATGGCCCACTTTGCACTTGTGGTCGTCGCGGTTGCCTGCAAGCAATTTCAGGCGGCAGGGGCCTTGAAATTAGAGCACATGATTCGCTTGGAATAAAGATCGGCACAAAAGAGATAATAGATCGAGCACAGTTGAACGAGCCGGTCTTCAAAGAAATGATAACCGAAGCCTCTGAAACGCTTGGACGCTTTCTCTGCAATCTCATAGACTCTCTCGATCCTGGGGTACTGGTAATCGGAGGAAGTCTCGGGAAGAACCGGTACTATTTCGACAGAATACTCAAGACCATTGAAGAGAACTACTACAGAGTTCCAGGAAAGAAAGTAAAGATTGAGCTTTCCTCTATAGAACCCAATCCAAACATACTTGGAATACTCTCCCTGTCAAGAAGAACACACAAAGACTGA
- a CDS encoding bifunctional 4-hydroxy-2-oxoglutarate aldolase/2-dehydro-3-deoxy-phosphogluconate aldolase, whose amino-acid sequence MFQKLMNEKVLTVIRGLTLDQSRKLCEMLLENDLTILEVSFSDESSSEILHELKKEFYGKLVIGAGTVYDDAAYSRALRSNADFVLSPGFSGEIAKLSVRDGISYIPGVYTSTDIQTALNNGFSFLKLFPGGAEGLHLLKAFRGPFPTVKFMPFGGVTSENATEYMRAGAVALGIGSYIASRNLFDEGREGEVLERILKIRRAVNAGS is encoded by the coding sequence GTGTTTCAAAAACTAATGAATGAAAAGGTCTTGACAGTAATAAGGGGTCTAACGCTTGATCAGTCGAGGAAGTTATGTGAAATGCTTCTGGAAAACGACTTGACGATTCTGGAAGTCAGTTTCTCCGACGAATCTTCTTCAGAGATACTGCACGAACTCAAGAAGGAATTCTACGGAAAGCTCGTGATCGGGGCCGGTACAGTATACGATGATGCGGCTTATTCGAGAGCGCTTCGCTCGAATGCCGATTTCGTTCTCAGCCCGGGATTTAGCGGGGAAATTGCAAAGTTGTCGGTAAGGGATGGAATAAGCTATATACCCGGTGTCTACACTTCTACAGATATACAGACGGCGCTGAACAACGGATTCAGCTTTCTGAAACTCTTCCCCGGCGGTGCGGAAGGACTGCATTTGCTCAAAGCATTCAGGGGTCCCTTTCCCACAGTCAAATTCATGCCTTTCGGCGGGGTAACGTCCGAAAACGCTACAGAATACATGCGAGCAGGAGCTGTTGCGCTCGGAATCGGTTCCTACATAGCAAGCAGAAACCTTTTTGATGAGGGAAGAGAAGGGGAGGTACTTGAAAGGATACTGAAAATTCGGAGAGCCGTAAATGCCGGCAGTTGA